One Synechococcus sp. CC9605 genomic window carries:
- the gloA gene encoding lactoylglutathione lyase → MRMLHTMLRVADLERSLGFYTEVLGMQLLRRKDYPSGRFTLAFVGYGSEKDHTVLELTHNWDTDSYTLGDAYGHIALGVEDIHSTCAGIADKGGRVVREPGPMKHGTTVIAFVEDPDGYKVELIEMSSKAHA, encoded by the coding sequence ATGCGGATGCTTCACACCATGCTCCGGGTCGCTGATCTGGAGCGGTCTCTGGGCTTCTACACCGAGGTCCTGGGCATGCAGCTTCTGCGTCGAAAGGATTACCCCAGCGGCCGCTTCACCTTGGCCTTTGTTGGCTATGGCTCGGAGAAAGACCACACGGTCCTGGAACTCACCCACAACTGGGACACCGACAGCTACACCCTGGGTGATGCCTACGGCCACATCGCGCTGGGGGTGGAGGACATTCACAGCACCTGCGCTGGCATTGCCGACAAGGGTGGTCGTGTGGTGCGGGAGCCTGGTCCGATGAAGCACGGCACCACGGTCATCGCCTTTGTTGAAGATCCGGATGGCTACAAGGTGGAATTGATCGAGATGTCCTCCAAAGCCCACGCCTGA